From a region of the Ostrinia nubilalis chromosome 18, ilOstNubi1.1, whole genome shotgun sequence genome:
- the LOC135080863 gene encoding photoreceptor outer segment membrane glycoprotein 2-like, whose amino-acid sequence MALYLTWASFNNIRMLLMACMPVVIFYLIWLVNTSEGIRSEEGTLLDLVCWPDGNAIPVIIATGSVIAVVIELYGLYQLFKAGLPKREYNVTNGLYYYIWSLIVMIIIFLAIMFYSGLQSTIIRAKIKGGITKAMLRYSSHLPSKVAIDRLQTRFHCCGRVNFQEWFYIPWYTTAVSVDSKGLARRKFVADNVPYSCCSLDALWPCIHHGVTKMGAIYKYNPAKQLTIWKDGCEEKLISEMMAVSWRFNAVMSLIIIAMILQVIAVRYLHTAYRNGLHAGNPILCKAYLLRSLTDTESQPKGTAKKKVTFIACCF is encoded by the exons ATGGCTTTATATTTAACTTGGGCATCATTCAATAATATAAGAATGCTTCTAATGGCATGCATGCCGGTGGTaatattttatctcatttggCTAGTCAATACTTCTGAAGGTATAAGAAGTGAAGAAGGAACACTATTAGATCTTGTGTGCTGGCCAGACGGTAACGCAATACCAGTTATAATCGCTACAGGTTCTGTTATTGCGGTAGTTATTGAG ctgtatggcCTGTATCAATTGTTCAAGGCAGGTTTACCAAAGCGAGAATACAATGTGACGAATGGGCTGTATTATTACATTTGGTCCCTCATCGTAATGATCATAATTTTTCTTGCAATTATGTTTTATTCGGGGCTTCAATCTACTATTATTAGAG CTAAAATTAAAGGCGGTATCACTAAAGCAATGCTACGATACTCCAGTCACCTGCCATCGAAGGTCGCCATAGATCGTCTGCAGACTCGGTTCCACTGCTGCGGCCGCGTCAACTTCCAAGAGTGGTTCTACATTCCTTGGTACACAACAGCGGTATCCGTTGATTCAAAGGGTTT AGCCAGGCGTAAGTTTGTCGCTGACAACGTGCCATACAGTTGTTGTTCATTGGACGCGCTATGGCCATGCATTCATCATGGTGTTACTAAAATGGGCGCTATTTACAAATACAATCCCGCA AAACAACTCACTATATGGAAAGATGGTTGTGAAGAAAAGTTGATAAGTGAAATGATGGCTGTATCATGGAGATTTAACGCTGTGATGTCGCTGATCATCATTGCTATG ATACTGCAGGTGATTGCAGTTCGGTACCTACACACGGCATACAGGAACGGGCTACATGCTGGGAACCCAATATTATGCAAAGCATACCTTCTCCGTTCCCTCACGGACACGGAGTCTCAACCTAAGGGTACCGCGAAGAAAAAGGTCACTTTCATTGCTTGttgcttttaa